One Candidatus Regiella endosymbiont of Tuberolachnus salignus genomic window, AAGCACTGTGGCTATGGTACTGTTAACAAAGTAATTTAAAAACCTTAAGACAAGCGATGGCGAAAAAAGAAAAGAAGGTGACATCCAGCTTATCAAAGCGTAAAGCGAGTCTTTTGTGTTCTTTTATTTTGCCGAAGAAACGTTCAATGGCATTACGTGTTTTATATTTTTCTTTATCTTTTGGCGGGATACCGGGATAAATCGCGCCTTGGCGGCGAGGGATAACCGGGTATTTTCTGCTATCACGAATAAGCTTTTTGACATCATAAAAATCGTAGCCTTTATCCGCGATAACATCGTTTATCTGTCTCCAGTCTCCTTTTGCCCACAAAATAGGAAAAACTTTCATATCGGTACGTTGTCCGTAAGAATAAACAAACACTCCTGAGATAATCGCCTGAAAGGCCGACATGAATTTTAGTACTCATTCCTTTGCGACCGCGCCCTATCGACTGAACTCCTTTTTTTTTAAACTCCCTGAGCCGTGGCGGTGTAGGCTCACTGTGGTGCTGTCTATCCAGACGCAGTCAAGGCTGATTTTCTTTTTTTCTGCAATAGATAAAGCAAATGCCAGAATAACCCATTCTCACTCCAGCGTTTAAAACGTGTGTAAATCGTATGCCAGTGGCCATAAAAAGTAGGCACGTCACGCCAAAGGATACCGGTTCTCAATACGTATAACACTGCCGAGAAAAAGTGATAATGACTGATACCCGTGGGTCTGCCTGGACGCTTGTAATATTTAAGAATATGAGGCTCGATTTCTTTTATAAAATCGGACGCTTTGATCGGATAATGTCTGTTTTTCATCCTTAACAACCCCACAAAAAGCGGAGCTTATCTCAATACTCACTTTGTTAACAGTGCCATACTACGCGATCCGGCGAGCACCCGCAGCCAACAACGCGGCGACTTCAAAGGCGAAGGGTATAGACCGTTAATTTTATCGACGTAAAAATACTTGCGGTAACTGGTTTTCTGGATGCTGATAAATGCCTAAATCAGTTTGATACCAATGAGTTAGTACGTCGCTACGCAATACTTCGTGGGGTAAACCAGAGGCGACAAGCTCTCCCCTGTGGAGCAGCATAATTCGATTGGCATAAAGCGCCGCTAAATTGAGATCATGCAAAATGCAGCAAACGGCTAAAGATTGTTGCTGGGTAAGTCGTCGTAACAAACGTAACGTATGCTGTTGATGATGCAAATCCAGTGCAGAAGTGGGTTCATCAAGAAATAAACAACAGGGGGTGGGACGAGGATGCCAAAGTTGAGCTAATGCTCTTGCTAGCTGTACTCGTTGTTGCTCTCCAACCGACAATTTTCGATAGTCACGACTGGCCAGCGTTTTACAATCGGTTTGCTCCATCACCTGTTGTATTATTTTTTGCTGCTCGATCTTTGTTTGTGCACCATGGGGCGCTCGCCCCATAGCCACCACCTGTTCAACAGTAAATGGGAATTCTAGCGCGCTAGACTGAGGCATTAGAGCGCGCACTTTAGCTAATAGAGGGAGGAACCAATGATGCGAAGGTTTATCAAAAAGGTAACAAGTTCCACTATCAGCAGATAAATAACCACTCAATAAACGCAGCAAGGTAGATTTCCCTGCGCCATTTGGTCCAATAATGGCAACTATTTCACCGCTATTGATATGCAGAGAGACATTTTTAATTAGATTACATTTGCCAACATGATAGTAAAGATGTTGTGCTTGGATTAACGCCGGATTATCCAAAAACCTATTCTCTAATAAGTTTGGGGTCAAAGAATTATCCACTAAGCGGTTCCTGTTGGCGTAATATTAGCCATAAAAAATAGGGGCCGCCTATCAAACTGGTAATCAATCCAACTGGCATTTCTGACGGTGCGACTAAAGTTCGCGCTAAAGTATCGGCACTGAGGAGTAAGCAAGCACCGCCTAAAGCGGCACCAGGCAATAACCAACGGTGATCGGCACCTAAATGCATTCGGATCAAATGTGGAATAACTAAGCCAATAAAACCAATAATACCACTCAACGCGACAGCAGTACTGACCAATAAGGTGCTGAGTAAGAGAAATCGGCTTTTCGTTTGCTGGATATTAATACCAAGATAATGAGCTTCTTCATCACCAAGTTGCAATAAATTGAGTTTATGCGCTTGTAATAGTGTGATTACCATGGTTGGAATAATAAATGCGGCGGCGAGTCCTAACATAGGCCACTGAACCTGACTCAGGCTGCCCATCATCCATAAAGAAAATTGGCGCAGTTGCTGATCATTACTAAAATAACTCAAAATACCAACAGCAGCACCACAGAGCGCATTGATGGCGATACCGATCAATAATAAACTTGATAACCTGCCCTGCCCCGTGCGGCTGAAAGATAAAATAAGCAAAGAAATCAGTAAACCACCAATAAAAGCGGCGATAACATGGCTGTAAAAAATGATAGAAAAAGTAAATGGCATGACGATAACCAGCGCGACGAATAATGCGGCTCCACTGCTAATGCCTAATAAACCAGGATCAGCCAAAGGATTACGGAATAGTCCCTGCATAACCGCACCAGAGGTTGCTAACGCAAAACCAATTAAAATCGCTAATAGCACACGGGGCAACCGAATATTGAGCCAAATTTGCCAAGCGATGTCATCGAATGAACTGTGCCATAGCGTACGAAAAGAAAGCGGCAGTGCACCCAAATTGCTTGATCCGATGATAAGTAAAATCAACAATACAAATAAACCGCCCAAGGTATACCGAGGCGGCATAGCTGCTCTCATAGACTCAGTTCCCCCGCCTGTCTTAATTGTTTAATAACCGCCGGCGTTTGTAGACCAAAGCCAAGTAAAGCCATATCGTCGAATGTCACTATTCGTCGATGTTTACCCGCGGGAGTTAGTGCTATTCCAGGAAGTTGCCAGATTTTATCCACGCCCCCAAGAGATTCTAGCCCATCCGTGGTGACCAGAATCAAGTCTGGTGCACTCGCAATCAACCCTTCTTGAGAGAGCGGCCGATAACGCTCAAATCCTTGCATGGCATTTTGAGCACCTGTCGCGCATATCATGGCATCCGCTGCGGTATTTTGCCCTGCCGCCAAGGGCGCGCTGCCGCCATAACTCATAATAAACAACATCCGTACAGCGATAGGGCTATTATCAATCTCTGCTATTTCTTGTTGATACTTTTGCGCCAGCTGTTTCCCTTGATCAATCTGATTGACGGCAGTAGAGATAAGGCTAATTTTTTCAGATACGGCATTCAAGGTGGTATCACTAGGAATAGAGACCACTTTAACACCGCTGTCGACAATTTGTTTCAACGCCAATGGAGACCCAGCAAGTGCACTGCTTAGCACTAACGTCGGTTTCATCGCGAGAATACCTTCTGCATTGATTTGACGCATATAGCCTATATTCGGCAATGATTTTATTGCTGATGGCGTTAAGCTGGTGCTGTCACGCGCCACTATTTTTGAACCTACGCCTAAGGCGTAGGTAATTTCGGAAACGTCACCGCCAATAGTGACGATACGCTCTGCAACAGCATTGAACAATGGCAATGCCAAGAGCAACGGCAGTAGCCAAATTTTCATGCAGCGACATCCTTTTTAACAGGCAGGGCTGACAATTGTTCACGCCATTGACTCTGCTCGGGCTGCCCTTCATGGCGCTGCCCAAATAATTGAGCAATTTGGGTGCCATCTGCGGCAAATAATTCCAAACTGGTGACAAAACCATCTTTGGTTGGTTTGCGCGTGATCCAGCTTTCGGCGATCGCACTTTCATGCAACTGCAGAGTAAAACGCTGATTATTGACGCTGATCCAACCTTCTCCTATTGTTTTTTGCTGTGTTACATTTTGTTCAATCAATCCGGTAAAAATTTGTATACAAGCGCCGTTACTAACGAAAATCATAATCTCATTCTGCTGTTGATGAGCAGCATTAAGAATTTGCAGTAAGGCTCCCCGCTCAACTTGATAGGCCAGATCGTCAGCAACCACACGGAATAACTGCTGACGAGTCACATTATGCCGTTCTAGTAATCGGAAGAATTGGTGAATATCTGTCATCTTACGCCATTCATCTTCAATCTGGGCGGCATTGTTGATATCAATGCTGTTTTTCTGAGAGGGAGATAACGATTGCAGCAACAGTTCAGGATTATCAGGGCTAGTGTATTCTTCTATTAACTTTTGCCAATGGGAATGCTGGCTTTCATCAGTAAGAGAAACGCTATGTACCGCATTACCCTCTACATCATAAAAATGGATACTTTGCTGTTCACCTTGTCTTTCATCTTTTTCTCGCATGACAAATATACTGTCCCACTTGTCTAAAAACAGACGGAGATCCAAATCGCGTGGGTTGAGTATAATCCCTCCGTGAGGAGTATATTTCTGGTTTTTATAACGACCTATCATCTGCTGGATGGCATATCGATTAGCCGTCGTCGATTTGACAAGACCGATATTTTCTAACTTAGTTAATAACGTTAGCGCATTGACTTGTAGCCGTTGTGCATCATGTCCTACCCGCGCATGCGCGAGGGCGGCTTCACTGACATTGAGCATTTTGGCGATATTGGCGGTCGACATGCCTGGATATTGCTGTTTTTCTTTAAGATATTGCAGGTATAGCGAGGATTTCATGATGATGTCCTTTTTAATTACCATTGATAACTGATAAATAGTTTCGCACTGCGCCCATCTTGTGGAATACCCTGTGGTGAAGCGTATTGTTTATCGAAAGCATTAGCTAACACCGCGGTTGCCGTCATTCCTTGAAAATGGCCTTGGCCTTTATAGCTGAGATAAAAATCGTTCACGCCATAGCCCGCCTGTGGTTTTATCTCGGGTCTGATTCTTGGAGGAGTAACCATGAAGTGGTTATCTTTTGCTGCAGTGAGTACCCAACCGGTAGAAAATCCTGTCCTCGCTATAGGGAGATCAAGTCTACTCGTGAGAGTATCCGGATTAATACTAGCAATATAATTTCCGCTCTCTTGATTTTTACCTCGAGTACGGTTGTAAGCGAGATCCCAGCTGAACCAATCTGTTTGGTAATTCATCATGACATCCCAACCCCAGATTTTGGCCTGTCTAATATTTTTGGCTTTTGTGTAGTAATGCTGGACATCAACGTAAATGTAGTCCTTCGCTTGTGTATCAAAGTAACTGGCTTTAAATTGCCATGCATC contains:
- a CDS encoding transposase, whose translation is MSAFQAIISGVFVYSYGQRTDMKVFPILWAKGDWRQINDVIADKGYDFYDVKKLIRDSRKYPVIPRRQGAIYPGIPPKDKEKYKTRNAIERFFGKIKEHKRLALRFDKLDVTFFSFFAIACLKVFKLLC
- a CDS encoding hemin-degrading factor, with the protein product MKSSLYLQYLKEKQQYPGMSTANIAKMLNVSEAALAHARVGHDAQRLQVNALTLLTKLENIGLVKSTTANRYAIQQMIGRYKNQKYTPHGGIILNPRDLDLRLFLDKWDSIFVMREKDERQGEQQSIHFYDVEGNAVHSVSLTDESQHSHWQKLIEEYTSPDNPELLLQSLSPSQKNSIDINNAAQIEDEWRKMTDIHQFFRLLERHNVTRQQLFRVVADDLAYQVERGALLQILNAAHQQQNEIMIFVSNGACIQIFTGLIEQNVTQQKTIGEGWISVNNQRFTLQLHESAIAESWITRKPTKDGFVTSLELFAADGTQIAQLFGQRHEGQPEQSQWREQLSALPVKKDVAA
- a CDS encoding transposase, with product MKNRHYPIKASDFIKEIEPHILKYYKRPGRPTGISHYHFFSAVLYVLRTGILWRDVPTFYGHWHTIYTRFKRWSENGLFWHLLYLLQKKRKSALTASG
- a CDS encoding heme/hemin ABC transporter substrate-binding protein, with protein sequence MKIWLLPLLLALPLFNAVAERIVTIGGDVSEITYALGVGSKIVARDSTSLTPSAIKSLPNIGYMRQINAEGILAMKPTLVLSSALAGSPLALKQIVDSGVKVVSIPSDTTLNAVSEKISLISTAVNQIDQGKQLAQKYQQEIAEIDNSPIAVRMLFIMSYGGSAPLAAGQNTAADAMICATGAQNAMQGFERYRPLSQEGLIASAPDLILVTTDGLESLGGVDKIWQLPGIALTPAGKHRRIVTFDDMALLGFGLQTPAVIKQLRQAGELSL
- a CDS encoding iron ABC transporter permease, which gives rise to MRAAMPPRYTLGGLFVLLILLIIGSSNLGALPLSFRTLWHSSFDDIAWQIWLNIRLPRVLLAILIGFALATSGAVMQGLFRNPLADPGLLGISSGAALFVALVIVMPFTFSIIFYSHVIAAFIGGLLISLLILSFSRTGQGRLSSLLLIGIAINALCGAAVGILSYFSNDQQLRQFSLWMMGSLSQVQWPMLGLAAAFIIPTMVITLLQAHKLNLLQLGDEEAHYLGINIQQTKSRFLLLSTLLVSTAVALSGIIGFIGLVIPHLIRMHLGADHRWLLPGAALGGACLLLSADTLARTLVAPSEMPVGLITSLIGGPYFLWLILRQQEPLSG
- a CDS encoding heme ABC transporter ATP-binding protein → MDNSLTPNLLENRFLDNPALIQAQHLYYHVGKCNLIKNVSLHINSGEIVAIIGPNGAGKSTLLRLLSGYLSADSGTCYLFDKPSHHWFLPLLAKVRALMPQSSALEFPFTVEQVVAMGRAPHGAQTKIEQQKIIQQVMEQTDCKTLASRDYRKLSVGEQQRVQLARALAQLWHPRPTPCCLFLDEPTSALDLHHQQHTLRLLRRLTQQQSLAVCCILHDLNLAALYANRIMLLHRGELVASGLPHEVLRSDVLTHWYQTDLGIYQHPENQLPQVFLRR